The sequence GGGAAGAGACGAACTCTCTGATGTTCATCACATCATTGTTTAATCTAGATAGTATCTGACCCTTTGAATTTTCCTGAATGAATCCTGAACCAACAGCATCAAGTTTATCAAATAATTTCATTCTTAAATTATATGCGACCTTTTCACCGATAACTCCCATGATTCTCTTTGGAGGTACTTTAAACAGATACCCTACAGAATATAATGCCAACAACAAGGCAAGATTAGTGTAGATGGCAAAATCGTTAGATGAATTCACGTTAGAACTCAATAAATCAACCGTCTTTCCTGCAACTTTAGGAGCATAAACCATGCACAATGTAGATGCCGTGAGTAAAATCATTGATATTATTGTTTTGGCCTTATCGTCTTTCAATATTCTGCGGAATTTTTGGAAGATGTCTTTTCTTTCAGCCCATATGCCCTTATCCTCACAAGCAATATCATCCTCAACAATTTCTATTTCTTTTGGATTATCCGTTGTGTTTTCAGATTTTATGATTTTATCTTCAATATTAAGGACTTCTTCTAAACGCACGGAAGTGGCATATGCACGTGGCCACCTATCAATTAAAGCTGGAACAAATGTCAAGGTAGAAATGAAGTATGCAACATATATCAGAATAATAAATGAATCAATTACACTGTCAGTTTCAAAGCCAATAGTGTACCCGGAATTGATCATTGCAAATGTAATCAGAACAACAGCATATAAACCCCATAATAATACTGGGCCCAGGTAATATTGACTTAAGATATACTTAACGTTTTTATCATATGAATTCTCACATGCCTTTTCAAATTCAACTTCATACTCCTGTTTATTAAATGGAATCTTGAGGGCAATATCGGTGATTTTGGAGAGAAACATCAGGTTTAACTTCCCATATGTCTTTTTAGCTCTGAAAAATATTTTTACAATTTGTTTCATTCTAAAAATTACAAGAAGGGCAATAACACCAACAAATGACAAGAAGAATATCGCATAAGTCCCATCAATCAATGCTATTTCATATATAATTGCTGTGAGTGTAACTGGAATCAGCATTAATTGTGTGAGTATT comes from uncultured Methanobrevibacter sp. and encodes:
- a CDS encoding ABC transporter transmembrane domain-containing protein — protein: ALKFQWKTIIIIFALLIIQTFFQMEIIDLFSTALTGVKEQKIGLLFKSGLYMLVYTAFVMISIYAVSFLSTRVASKAAYTIREKIFHILMNLPDEEIANFKISGLTTRSTRGMSSEQGFIVIILTQLMLIPVTLTAIIYEIALIDGTYAIFFLSFVGVIALLVIFRMKQIVKIFFRAKKTYGKLNLMFLSKITDIALKIPFNKQEYEVEFEKACENSYDKNVKYILSQYYLGPVLLWGLYAVVLITFAMINSGYTIGFETDSVIDSFIILIYVAYFISTLTFVPALIDRWPRAYATSVRLEEVLNIEDKIIKSENTTDNPKEIEIVEDDIACEDKGIWAERKDIFQKFRRILKDDKAKTIISMILLTASTLCMVYAPKVAGKTVDLLSSNVNSSNDFAIYTNLALLLALYSVGYLFKVPPKRIMGVIGEKVAYNLRMKLFDKLDAVGSGFIQENSKGQILSRLNNDVMNIREFVSSRISEIFAQILSIVLVMVLMVMTDFRLSLIYLMILPVYVICFYLCDYKSKSYYDGHQKHLGRLMSYFERGLSNRDSFHEKGFKKINQTVIDYYAKSRNVTNFMEPITTFLTNASNITVYMAGVYFLSVNEIQLGTLLAVIMYGQLMTKPIKKLSNSMASIETAFSSIKRIFAIIDYQKDE